A stretch of the Candidatus Aquicultor sp. genome encodes the following:
- a CDS encoding SHOCT domain-containing protein, whose product MMWGGGIFGMGGILMMFGMVFFWALIIFGVVYLVRGAGGAGFNVGGPRQDNHNRALEVLQERYAKGEIDAAEYEEKKRALAS is encoded by the coding sequence ATGATGTGGGGCGGAGGAATTTTTGGAATGGGAGGAATTCTCATGATGTTCGGAATGGTCTTCTTCTGGGCCTTGATCATATTCGGAGTCGTCTATCTCGTAAGAGGCGCGGGCGGAGCCGGTTTTAACGTCGGCGGTCCTCGTCAAGACAATCACAACAGGGCTCTTGAGGTTTTGCAGGAGCGCTATGCGAAGGGCGAGATCGACGCAGCGGAGTATGAAGAGAAAAAACGCGCGCTGGCAAGCTAG
- a CDS encoding cytochrome c: MKWLLPTAIILIIVGIVGLVFFNYYSFSSSQPGVVRAPLRGPGTPYSSGSFRSNGEQIFFTGTSAKDTVTVTGGPFWFQMMGGGCANCHGPDGHGGRVTMMGSSFVSANITYNRLKKEGFTDALIKRAVTRGIDEKGGRLSSNMPNWHMSNDDLNDVINYLKTLD, translated from the coding sequence ATGAAGTGGCTTTTGCCCACCGCAATTATCTTGATCATTGTAGGAATTGTCGGCCTGGTCTTCTTTAACTACTACTCGTTCTCCTCGAGTCAGCCGGGAGTGGTGCGAGCGCCGCTTCGCGGCCCCGGCACCCCGTATAGCTCCGGGAGCTTTCGCAGTAATGGTGAGCAGATCTTTTTTACCGGCACGAGCGCCAAAGATACGGTTACGGTAACCGGTGGTCCCTTTTGGTTTCAGATGATGGGCGGCGGCTGTGCTAACTGTCACGGCCCGGACGGTCACGGCGGCAGAGTTACGATGATGGGAAGCAGCTTCGTCTCAGCCAACATTACGTACAACCGGCTCAAGAAAGAGGGCTTTACCGATGCCCTCATTAAGCGGGCGGTAACGCGCGGCATCGATGAGAAAGGCGGCCGTCTGAGTAGCAATATGCCAAATTGGCATATGTCCAACGATGATCTAAACGATGTAATTAACTATCTTAAAACTCTCGATTAA
- a CDS encoding SHOCT domain-containing protein produces MPPGQGPSSRALDILNERYAKGEISKEEYEQRKRELTSG; encoded by the coding sequence GTGCCGCCTGGCCAAGGACCCTCAAGTCGCGCCCTCGACATCCTAAACGAGCGCTACGCTAAGGGTGAAATCAGCAAGGAAGAGTACGAGCAAAGAAAGCGCGAACTAACATCAGGATAA
- a CDS encoding tagatose 1,6-diphosphate aldolase, giving the protein MLSIGKIRGFEQIADSAGIIRIAAMDQRGSLQKMLNVGKPESVSYEELRDAKLMLCKVLAPHASAVLIDPEYGAAQAIAAHVLLGDTGLLVSLEKSGYAGDIHARQAEVIPGWTIEKIKRMGANAVKILVYYNPDAMTARQIRDFVARAADDCARYDIPCIVETLVYPLEGDEHSPEFAVTKPGLVLRTARDITALGIDLYKAEFPVVPSLDMDENEALQYCLELTKVSRVPWVVLSAGMDFHLFTRVVAIACNGGASGFIAGRAIWKDAFTYTSEEERLSYLETTGVAHLQEINDNASKLATPWFKRYDIDLELESGVGSDWHTLYQGFTGPGPGPQVVGF; this is encoded by the coding sequence GTGCTCTCAATCGGAAAAATTAGGGGCTTTGAACAAATAGCAGATAGCGCTGGGATAATTCGAATCGCTGCGATGGACCAGCGCGGCTCCCTGCAAAAAATGCTCAATGTCGGCAAGCCGGAATCGGTTAGCTACGAAGAATTGAGGGATGCAAAGCTCATGCTTTGTAAGGTGTTGGCACCACACGCAAGCGCGGTGCTTATAGACCCCGAATACGGAGCGGCGCAGGCAATTGCGGCACATGTGTTGCTGGGTGATACCGGCCTCTTGGTGAGTTTGGAAAAAAGCGGCTATGCCGGCGATATCCATGCACGGCAGGCTGAAGTAATACCTGGCTGGACTATCGAGAAGATTAAGCGCATGGGAGCAAATGCCGTTAAAATTCTTGTGTATTACAATCCTGATGCTATGACCGCCAGGCAAATAAGGGATTTTGTAGCACGAGCGGCGGATGATTGCGCGCGCTATGATATCCCCTGCATCGTTGAAACCCTCGTGTACCCGTTGGAAGGCGATGAGCATTCACCGGAGTTTGCCGTTACAAAGCCGGGCCTCGTTTTACGAACCGCGCGGGATATAACCGCGTTGGGCATCGACCTCTACAAAGCGGAGTTTCCGGTGGTGCCAAGCCTCGATATGGACGAGAATGAGGCTTTGCAGTACTGCCTTGAGCTCACGAAGGTAAGTCGGGTACCCTGGGTGGTACTGAGCGCAGGAATGGACTTTCACTTGTTTACTCGAGTCGTTGCAATCGCCTGTAACGGCGGCGCATCCGGCTTTATAGCGGGCCGCGCCATCTGGAAAGACGCGTTTACATACACCTCCGAAGAAGAGCGGCTTAGTTATTTGGAAACCACCGGTGTCGCACACCTTCAGGAAATAAACGACAACGCGTCAAAACTCGCTACGCCCTGGTTTAAGCGGTACGATATCGACCTCGAACTTGAATCGGGCGTGGGGTCGGACTGGCACACACTGTATCAAGGCTTTACCGGACCCGGGCCCGGGCCCCAGGTTGTTGGTTTTTAA